GAGTCAGAGTCGTCCCGCGATAATCTCATAAAGCGCGGCCGCGACTCCGTCCTCCGCGTTGGAAAGAGTAACGTAGTCGGCGACGGCCTTCAGCTCCGGAACGGCGTTCGCCATGGCGACTCCCAGCCCGGCGGCCTCGATCATCGGGATATCGTTTTTCTCGTCGCCGAAAGCGACGGTCTGCTCGCGCGGAACGCCGTAGAACTCGGCGAGCTTCAGCAGCGCGTTTCCTTTTGAAACGTCGCGGTGGACGAGCTCGATGAGGGTAGGCGCGGAACGGAACGCCGTGATCCTGCCTTGGAAGCGCCCGTCGACGAACGCCTGATTGTCCGCGGTTTTTTCCGGAGCGCTGACGTAGATTATCTTCGTTATCCCGCGCTTGACGACGTCGCGTATTTCGTCGGGGGAGTCTATCACCGTGAGGTCCGCGTGAGGGTAAAAGGTCCTGTAAAACTCGGTTTCGGGCGTCAATTTGCTGAAAAAGAGGCGGTTATCCGACCATACGATCATATCCGTGCCGCGCTCCGTTCCGGCCTCGTACGCTTCGACCGCGTCGTCGTTCTCGAGGTCGCGGCGGTAGACGATCTCGCCGTCCGGCTTTATCAGCATCGCGCCGTTGTAGGTGATGACGGGGCAGGCGAGACCGAGGCGCTCGATGTAGCCCATAACGA
The genomic region above belongs to Clostridia bacterium and contains:
- a CDS encoding HAD family phosphatase; the encoded protein is MKYKLAAADLDGTLLDKSSQITDATVAAVKAAQKEGLIFTICTGRAQSTVVMGYIERLGLACPVITYNGAMLIKPDGEIVYRRDLENDDAVEAYEAGTERGTDMIVWSDNRLFFSKLTPETEFYRTFYPHADLTVIDSPDEIRDVVKRGITKIIYVSAPEKTADNQAFVDGRFQGRITAFRSAPTLIELVHRDVSKGNALLKLAEFYGVPREQTVAFGDEKNDIPMIEAAGLGVAMANAVPELKAVADYVTLSNAEDGVAAALYEIIAGRL